In one window of Scylla paramamosain isolate STU-SP2022 chromosome 36, ASM3559412v1, whole genome shotgun sequence DNA:
- the LOC135091018 gene encoding vacuolar protein sorting-associated protein 16 homolog isoform X2, which produces MALISDWTQLGDDVFYRKHEVYSMDWGGGINLADFMVASAPYGGPLALTRDESRFTKTHQTGKPLIFIFSSSGKKISSFKWTSGFLLTLGWSRGEDLVCVQEDGAVLLYDMFGNYQHTFNMGQEAKDTHIQSSQVFTSYRETGVAVLTKSNRIFMVNNIHEPKTRKYPDLPGGTVNCWCVVREERHSNVLVSQGRDLLLLNHIDERPQALYPQWNEPGGSVVEMAVSSNSRHIALLSDSGKLWIGSSDIRIKYCEYDAKSQVKPRQLAWCGTGAVVLLWEVTLEVVSVNGEATSYYLDSSSHLAQEADGVRVVGSTCHDLLQKVPQVVVDTLGIGSMAPGALLLDASKRFQERSTQANDCLDMIKDSMEEAVNQCLQAAQHQYQPQAQKMLLRAALFGKSFIPEMNPEPCKKTIFTLRVLNAVRDHRVGLPLTWSQMEHLTLPVLLDRLVHRRFFPLALEIANFLKIPETDGTSRILAHWACFKVLQPSQKSDEHIAKEINSKLGYTPGISYTDIANRADQAGRKQLAIKLIEYECRAKEQVLVLMRLGEDQTALRRALQSGDTDLIYTVLCRLRQKLSSGDFLMLIRNFPVAQALHMRSCQDLDTEQLRDILVQEDDFLGQGLLRVKEAYNSSRADTRLAALQGAAELFRRAKHETHLQMTEEQIKLYRWQIRLEENQQKPYTDKSLHDTIHHLLLDGQIKEAEKLRTEFKISEKRYWWLRVVAHAQAGHWDELAALAKNKKNPIGFEPFVEVCLKTGNKLEAQKYASRVKEENKVSCLIKCGLLEEATKIAHEQRSASSLAEVLAACGPQHQALQSRLQQLLSDPSLKS; this is translated from the exons ATGGCGCTGATCTCAGACTGGACGCAGCTCGGGGACGATGTATTTTACCG GAAACATGAGGTGTACAGCATGGACTGGGGGGGAGGAATCAACCTGGCAGATTTCATGGTGGCCTCTGCACCCTATGGCGGGCCGCTGGCGCTCACCCGCGACGAGAGCAGGTTCACCAAGACCCACCAGACCGGGAAGCcgctcatcttcatcttcagcTCCTCCGGGAAGAAAATATCCTCTTTCAAG TGGACGAGTGGGTTCCTGCTGACGCTGGGCTGGTCTAGAGGCGAGGACctggtgtgtgtgcaggaggaCGGCGCCGTGCTGCTGTATGACATGTTCGGCAACTACCAGCACACCTTCAACATGGGACAg GAGGCAAAGGACACCCACATCCAGAGTTCCCAGGTATTCACCAGCTACAGGGAGACAGGCGTGGCGGTGCTCACCAAGTCCAACAGGATCTTCATGGTGAACAACATCCACGAACCCAAGACCAGGAAGTACCCAGACCTCCCAG GAGGCACTGTGAATTGCTGGTGTGTGGTGCGGGAGGAACGCCACTCAAATGTGCTGGTGAGCCAAGGACGGGACCTGCTGCTGCTCAACCACATTGATGAACGACCCCaggcactg TACCCACAGTGGAATGAGCCTGGAGGAAGTGTGGTGGAAATGGCCGTGTCCTCCAACTCCCGCCACATTGCCCTCCTCTCAGACTCCGGCAAGCTGTGGATCGGCTCCTCAGACATCCGGATCAAGTATTGCGAGTACGACGCCAAGAGTCAGGTCAAGCCGAGGCAGCtggcgtg GTGTGGCACAGGAGCAGTTGTGCTGCTGTGGGAAGTAACACTGGAGGTGGTGAGTGTCAATGGGGAAGCCACCAGTTACTACCTagactcctcctcccacctggCTCAGGAGGCTGATGGGGTGAGAGTTGTGGGCAGCACCTGCCATGACCTGCTGCAGAAG GTTCctcaggtggtggtggacacaCTGGGCATTGGTTCCATGGCCCCGGGCGCCCTGTTGTTGGACGCCTCAAAGCGATTCCAG GAGAGGAGCACTCAGGCCAACGACTGCCTGGACATGATCAAGGACTCaatggaggaggcagtgaacCAGTGTCTCCAGGCAGCCCAGCATCAGTACCAACCACAGGCACAGAAGATGCTCCTAAGG GCAGCACTGTTTGGGAAGAGCTTCATCCCTGAAATGAACCCAGAGCCCTGCAAGAAGACCATTTTCACACTGAGGGTCCTGAATGCTGTGCGGGATCATagagtgg GCCTCCCCCTCACTTGGAGTCAGATGGAGCACCTCACCCTACCTGTGCTGCTTGATAGATTGGTCCACCGACGCTTCTTCCCTCTGGCACTGGAGATTGCCAACTTCCTCAAGATCCCTGAGACTGATGGCACCTCAAGGATCCTCGCTCACTGGGCTTGCTTCAAG GTGCTGCAGCCATCTCAGAAGAGTGATGAACACATAGCCAAGGAGATCAATAGTAAACTCGGGTACACACCAGGCATATCTTACACAGACATAGCCAACCGAGCTGATCAGGCTGGAAGGAAACAGTTGGCTATCAAG CTGATTGAGTACGAGTGCCGAGCAAAGGAGCAGGTGCTGGTGTTGATGAGGCTCGGCGAGGACCAGACAGCCCTGCGACGTGCCCTGCAGAGTGGCGACACGGACCTCATCTACACTGTGTTGTGTCGACTCCGCCAGAAGCTTTCTTCTGGGGACTTCTTG ATGCTCATCCGCAACTTCCCAGTGGCTCAGGCTCTCCACATGCGCAGCTGTCAAGACCTGGACACTGAGCAGCTGAGGGACATCCTGGTGCAGGAGGATGACTTCTTGGGACAGGGTCTGCTGAGGGTGAAGGAAGCTTATAACAGTTCA CGTGCAGACACTAGGCTGGCAGCCCTCCAGGGTGCTGCCGAGCTGTTCAGACGGGCCAAGCATGAGACTCACCTGCAGATGACTGAGGAACAGATCAAGCTGTATCGCTGGCAG ATCCGACTGGAGGAGAATCAGCAGAAGCCCTACACAGACAAGTCCCTCCATGACACAATCCACCACCTGCTGCTGGACGGACAAATCAAGGAGGCTGAGAAACTACGGACAGAATTCAAGATCTCTGAGAAAAG GTATTGGTGGCTGAGGGTGGTGGCTCATGCCCAGGCTGGCCATTGGGATGAATTAGCAGCCCTGgctaagaacaagaaaaacccTATTGGTTTTGAG CCTTTTGTAGAGGTGTGCCTGAAGACCGGCAACAAACTGGAGGCACAGAAGTATGCCtcaagggtgaaggaggagaacaaggtgtCTTGCCTCATCaagtgtgg GCTACTGGAGGAGGCAACCAAGATAGCACATGAGCAGAGGAGTGCATCCAGCCTGGCAGAAGTGTTGGCTGCCTGTGGGCCCCAGCATCAGGCTCTACAGTCTCGCCTGCAGCAGCTGCTTTCAGATCCATCTCTGAAATCATAG
- the LOC135091018 gene encoding vacuolar protein sorting-associated protein 16 homolog isoform X1: MALISDWTQLGDDVFYRKHEVYSMDWGGGINLADFMVASAPYGGPLALTRDESRFTKTHQTGKPLIFIFSSSGKKISSFKIDPSAVYFVDKKWTSGFLLTLGWSRGEDLVCVQEDGAVLLYDMFGNYQHTFNMGQEAKDTHIQSSQVFTSYRETGVAVLTKSNRIFMVNNIHEPKTRKYPDLPGGTVNCWCVVREERHSNVLVSQGRDLLLLNHIDERPQALYPQWNEPGGSVVEMAVSSNSRHIALLSDSGKLWIGSSDIRIKYCEYDAKSQVKPRQLAWCGTGAVVLLWEVTLEVVSVNGEATSYYLDSSSHLAQEADGVRVVGSTCHDLLQKVPQVVVDTLGIGSMAPGALLLDASKRFQERSTQANDCLDMIKDSMEEAVNQCLQAAQHQYQPQAQKMLLRAALFGKSFIPEMNPEPCKKTIFTLRVLNAVRDHRVGLPLTWSQMEHLTLPVLLDRLVHRRFFPLALEIANFLKIPETDGTSRILAHWACFKVLQPSQKSDEHIAKEINSKLGYTPGISYTDIANRADQAGRKQLAIKLIEYECRAKEQVLVLMRLGEDQTALRRALQSGDTDLIYTVLCRLRQKLSSGDFLMLIRNFPVAQALHMRSCQDLDTEQLRDILVQEDDFLGQGLLRVKEAYNSSRADTRLAALQGAAELFRRAKHETHLQMTEEQIKLYRWQIRLEENQQKPYTDKSLHDTIHHLLLDGQIKEAEKLRTEFKISEKRYWWLRVVAHAQAGHWDELAALAKNKKNPIGFEPFVEVCLKTGNKLEAQKYASRVKEENKVSCLIKCGLLEEATKIAHEQRSASSLAEVLAACGPQHQALQSRLQQLLSDPSLKS; this comes from the exons ATGGCGCTGATCTCAGACTGGACGCAGCTCGGGGACGATGTATTTTACCG GAAACATGAGGTGTACAGCATGGACTGGGGGGGAGGAATCAACCTGGCAGATTTCATGGTGGCCTCTGCACCCTATGGCGGGCCGCTGGCGCTCACCCGCGACGAGAGCAGGTTCACCAAGACCCACCAGACCGGGAAGCcgctcatcttcatcttcagcTCCTCCGGGAAGAAAATATCCTCTTTCAAG ATTGACCCATCAGCAGTTTACTTTGTAGACAAAAAG TGGACGAGTGGGTTCCTGCTGACGCTGGGCTGGTCTAGAGGCGAGGACctggtgtgtgtgcaggaggaCGGCGCCGTGCTGCTGTATGACATGTTCGGCAACTACCAGCACACCTTCAACATGGGACAg GAGGCAAAGGACACCCACATCCAGAGTTCCCAGGTATTCACCAGCTACAGGGAGACAGGCGTGGCGGTGCTCACCAAGTCCAACAGGATCTTCATGGTGAACAACATCCACGAACCCAAGACCAGGAAGTACCCAGACCTCCCAG GAGGCACTGTGAATTGCTGGTGTGTGGTGCGGGAGGAACGCCACTCAAATGTGCTGGTGAGCCAAGGACGGGACCTGCTGCTGCTCAACCACATTGATGAACGACCCCaggcactg TACCCACAGTGGAATGAGCCTGGAGGAAGTGTGGTGGAAATGGCCGTGTCCTCCAACTCCCGCCACATTGCCCTCCTCTCAGACTCCGGCAAGCTGTGGATCGGCTCCTCAGACATCCGGATCAAGTATTGCGAGTACGACGCCAAGAGTCAGGTCAAGCCGAGGCAGCtggcgtg GTGTGGCACAGGAGCAGTTGTGCTGCTGTGGGAAGTAACACTGGAGGTGGTGAGTGTCAATGGGGAAGCCACCAGTTACTACCTagactcctcctcccacctggCTCAGGAGGCTGATGGGGTGAGAGTTGTGGGCAGCACCTGCCATGACCTGCTGCAGAAG GTTCctcaggtggtggtggacacaCTGGGCATTGGTTCCATGGCCCCGGGCGCCCTGTTGTTGGACGCCTCAAAGCGATTCCAG GAGAGGAGCACTCAGGCCAACGACTGCCTGGACATGATCAAGGACTCaatggaggaggcagtgaacCAGTGTCTCCAGGCAGCCCAGCATCAGTACCAACCACAGGCACAGAAGATGCTCCTAAGG GCAGCACTGTTTGGGAAGAGCTTCATCCCTGAAATGAACCCAGAGCCCTGCAAGAAGACCATTTTCACACTGAGGGTCCTGAATGCTGTGCGGGATCATagagtgg GCCTCCCCCTCACTTGGAGTCAGATGGAGCACCTCACCCTACCTGTGCTGCTTGATAGATTGGTCCACCGACGCTTCTTCCCTCTGGCACTGGAGATTGCCAACTTCCTCAAGATCCCTGAGACTGATGGCACCTCAAGGATCCTCGCTCACTGGGCTTGCTTCAAG GTGCTGCAGCCATCTCAGAAGAGTGATGAACACATAGCCAAGGAGATCAATAGTAAACTCGGGTACACACCAGGCATATCTTACACAGACATAGCCAACCGAGCTGATCAGGCTGGAAGGAAACAGTTGGCTATCAAG CTGATTGAGTACGAGTGCCGAGCAAAGGAGCAGGTGCTGGTGTTGATGAGGCTCGGCGAGGACCAGACAGCCCTGCGACGTGCCCTGCAGAGTGGCGACACGGACCTCATCTACACTGTGTTGTGTCGACTCCGCCAGAAGCTTTCTTCTGGGGACTTCTTG ATGCTCATCCGCAACTTCCCAGTGGCTCAGGCTCTCCACATGCGCAGCTGTCAAGACCTGGACACTGAGCAGCTGAGGGACATCCTGGTGCAGGAGGATGACTTCTTGGGACAGGGTCTGCTGAGGGTGAAGGAAGCTTATAACAGTTCA CGTGCAGACACTAGGCTGGCAGCCCTCCAGGGTGCTGCCGAGCTGTTCAGACGGGCCAAGCATGAGACTCACCTGCAGATGACTGAGGAACAGATCAAGCTGTATCGCTGGCAG ATCCGACTGGAGGAGAATCAGCAGAAGCCCTACACAGACAAGTCCCTCCATGACACAATCCACCACCTGCTGCTGGACGGACAAATCAAGGAGGCTGAGAAACTACGGACAGAATTCAAGATCTCTGAGAAAAG GTATTGGTGGCTGAGGGTGGTGGCTCATGCCCAGGCTGGCCATTGGGATGAATTAGCAGCCCTGgctaagaacaagaaaaacccTATTGGTTTTGAG CCTTTTGTAGAGGTGTGCCTGAAGACCGGCAACAAACTGGAGGCACAGAAGTATGCCtcaagggtgaaggaggagaacaaggtgtCTTGCCTCATCaagtgtgg GCTACTGGAGGAGGCAACCAAGATAGCACATGAGCAGAGGAGTGCATCCAGCCTGGCAGAAGTGTTGGCTGCCTGTGGGCCCCAGCATCAGGCTCTACAGTCTCGCCTGCAGCAGCTGCTTTCAGATCCATCTCTGAAATCATAG
- the LOC135091026 gene encoding cytochrome c oxidase subunit NDUFA4-like, with the protein MQGLSFSSLKKHPSLIPLYVCLGAGVAMSFFYTLRLATRNPDVTWRHVANPEPQKEWSDKQYKFYSPVRDYETYRAPVPKYEE; encoded by the exons ATGCAGGGCCTCTCCTTTTCCAGCTTGAAGAAACACCCCTCC CTCATCCCCTTGTATGTGTGCCTGGGTGCTGGCGTTGCCATGTCGTTCTTCTACACACTGCGGTTGGCCACCAGGAACCCTGACGTCACCTGGAGGCACGTGGCCAACCCTGAGCCCCAGAAGGAGTGGTCAGACAAGCAGTACAAG TTCTACTCCCCAGTCCGTGACTACGAAACTTACAGGGCCCCCGTCCCCAAGTATGAAGAGTAA
- the LOC135091025 gene encoding uncharacterized protein LOC135091025 encodes MASYSVLFIVCLAIVPLQAVTVPFTSCNTGDPVPATVRMNCSSLLTDTCVLKKGHTYLLQAEFVPQSPSVDVESSVAWRSWVEMPLPGQDSEACKGRLPCPLTAGTPVTFTYPLHIENFWMRRRYPMVWKLEDDDTDSIILCFNIKTFITS; translated from the exons ATGGCTTCTtattctgttctttttattgtttgtttggcCATCGTTCCACTCCAAGCTGTCACTGTTCCCTTCACGAGCTGCAATACAG GTGACCCCGTACCGGCCACTGTCAGAATGAACTGCTCCAGTCTCCTAACAGACACGTGCGTGCTGAAGAAGGGACACACGTACCTTCTTCAGGCGGAGTTTGTGCCTC AGTCTCCGTCAGTAGATGTGGAGAGTTCGGTGGCGTGGAGATCCTGGGTGGAGATGCCTTTGCCTGGCCAGGACTCCGAGGCGTGTAAGGGGCGCCTGCCTTGTCCTCTCACTGCAGGGACCCCCGTTACCTTCACCTACCCCCTGCACATTGAAAACTTCTGGATGAGG aGGCGGTATCCAATGGTGTGGAAACTTGAAGATGATGACACAGACAGCATCATCCTCTGCTTCAACATCAAGACTTTCATCACATCGTAG